From Piliocolobus tephrosceles isolate RC106 chromosome 16, ASM277652v3, whole genome shotgun sequence, the proteins below share one genomic window:
- the BTBD17 gene encoding BTB/POZ domain-containing protein 17, with protein MSPAGRSPPPTEVLGPGTLSGCAVFLPAAAQRADVGGEAAGTSINHSQAVLQRLQELLRQGNASDVVLRVQAAGTDEVRVFHAHRLLLGLHSELFRELLSNQSEAVLQEPRDCAAVFDKFIRYLYCGELTVLLTQAIPLHRLATKYGVTSLQRGVADYMRAHLAGGAGPAVGWYHYAVGTGDEALRESCLQFLAWNLSAVVASAEWGAVSPELLWQLLQRSDLVLQDELELFQALEAWLGRARPPPAVAERALRAIRYPMIPPAQLFQLQARSAALARHGPAVADLLLQAYQFHAASPLHYAKFFDVNGSSFLPRNYLAPAWGAPWVINNPARDDRSTSFQTQLGPSGHDAGRRVTWNVLFSPRWLPVSLRPVYADAAGTALPAARPEDGRPRLVVTPASSGGDAAGVSFQKTVLVGARQQGRLLVRHAYSFHQSSEEAGDFLAHADLQRRNSEYLVENALHLHLIVKPVYHTLIRTPK; from the exons ATGTCTCCAGCTGGTCGCTCTCCACCCCCGACTGAGGTCCTGGGCCCGGGCACCCTCTCAGGCTGTGCTGTGTTCCTTCCTGCTGCAGCCCAGAGAGCCGATGTTGGCGGGGAGGCAGCTGGCACCTCCATCAACCACTCCCAGGCGGTGCTCCAGCGCTTGCAGGAGCTACTGCGACAGGGAAACGCCAGTGACGTGGTTCTGCGGGTGCAGGCTGCGGGCACCGACGAGGTCCGGGTCTTCCATGCCCACCGCCTGCTGCTGGGACTGCACAGCGAGCTGTTCCGGGAGCTGCTGAGTAACCAGAGCGAGGCGGTGCTGCAGGAGCCGCGGGACTGCGCTGCGGTCTTCGACAAGTTCATCAG GTACCTGTACTGCGGGGAGCTGACCGTGCTGCTGACCCAGGCCATCCCCCTGCACAGGTTGGCCACCAAGTATGGCGTGACCTCCCTGCAGCGCGGCGTGGCCGACTACATGCGCGCGCACCTGGCGGGAGGCGCGGGTCCGGCGGTGGGCTGGTACCACTACGCGGTGGGCACCGGGGACGAGGCCCTGCGCGAGAGCTGCCTGCAGTTCCTCGCCTGGAACCTGTCGGCCGTGGTGGCCAGCGCCGAATGGGGCGCCGTGAGCCCCGAGCTGCTGTGGCAGCTCCTGCAACGCTCGGACCTGGTGCTGCAGGACGAACTGGAGCTGTTCCAAGCGCTGGAGGCCTGGCTGGGTCGCGCGCGGCCGCCCCCTGCCGTGGCCGAGCGGGCGCTGCGCGCCATCCGCTACCCCATGATCCCACCGGCACAGCTGTTCCAACTGCAGGCGCGCTCGGCCGCCCTGGCGCGCCACGGCCCCGCGGTGGCCGACCTCCTGCTGCAGGCCTACCAGTTCCACGCCGCGTCGCCGCTGCACTACGCCAAGTTCTTCGACGTCAACGGTAGCTCCTTCCTGCCCCGCAACTACCTCGCGCCCGCCTGGGGCGCCCCGTGGGTCATCAACAACCCGGCCCGCGACGACCGCAGCACCAGCTTCCAGACGCAGCTGGGCCCGAGTGGCCACGACGCGGGCCGCCGGGTCACCTGGAACGTGCTCTTCTCGCCGCGCTGGCTGCCCGTCAGTCTGCGGCCCGTTTACGCGGACGCCGCGGGCACAGCGCTGCCCGCCGCGCGCCCGGAGGACGGCCGACCGCGGCTGGTGGTTACGCCGGCCAGCAGCGGCGGCGACGCGGCGGGCGTGAGTTTCCAGAAGACCGTGCTGGTGGGGGCGCGCCAGCAGGGCCGCCTGCTGGTCCGCCACGCCTACAGCTTCCACCAGAGCAGCGAGGAGGCCGGCGACTTCCTGGCGCACGCCGACCTGCAGCGGCGCAACTCGGAGTACCTGGTGGAGAACGCCCTGCACCTGCACCTCATCGTCAAGCCCGTATACCACACCCTTATCCGGACCCCCAAGTAG
- the GPR142 gene encoding probable G-protein coupled receptor 142 yields MLTGDCGDPQEKPQVTQDSAPQSMGLEGQETAGQPRVTLLPTPNGSGLSQEFESHWPEIPERSPCVAGVIPVIYYSVLLGLGLPVSLLTAVALGRLATRTRKPSYYYLLALTASDIIIQVVIVFAGFLLQGALLARQVPQVVVRMANILEFAANHASVWIAILLTVDRYTALCHPLHHRAASSPGRTRRAIAAVLSAALLTGIPFYWWLDVWRDADSPSTLDEVLKWAHFLTVYFIPCGVFLVTNSAIIHRLRRRGQSGLQPRVGKSTAILLGITALFTLLWAPRVFVMLYHMYVAPVHRDWRVHLALDVANMVAMLNTAVNFGLYCFVSKTFRVTVRQVIHDAYLPCTLASQPEGMAAKPVMEPPGLPKGAEV; encoded by the exons ATGCTGACAGGGGACTGCGGGGACCCTCAGGAAAAGCCACAGGTGACCCAGGACTCAGCTCCCCAGAGCATGGGGCTTGAGGGACAAGAGACAG CTGGCCAGCCGCGAGTGACCCTGCTGCCCACACCCAACGGCAGCGGgctgagccaggagtttgaaagccACTGGCCAGAGATCCCAGAGAGGTCCCCGTGTGTAGCTGGCGTCATCCCTGTCATCTACTACAGTGTCCTGCTGGGTCTGGGGCTGCCTG TCAGCCTCCTGACCGCAGTGGCCCTGGGCCGCCTTGCCACCAGGACCAGGAAGCCCTCCTACTACTACCTTCTGGCACTCACGGCCTCGGATATCATCATCCAGGTGGTCATCGTGTTCGCGGGCTTCCTCCTGCAGGGAGCCTTGCTGGCCCGCCAGGTGCCCCAGGTTGTGGTGCGCATGGCCAACATCCTGGAGTTTGCTGCCAACCACGCCTCAGTCTGGATCGCCATCCTGCTCACGGTTGACCGCTACACTGCCCTGTGCCACCCCCTGCACCATCGGGCCGCCTCGTCCCCAGGCCGGACCCGCCGGGCCATTGCTGCTGTCCTGAGTGCTGCCCTGTTGACCGGCATCCCCTTCTATTGGTGGCTGGACGTGTGGAGAGACGCCGACTCACCCAGCACGCTGGACGAGGTCCTCAAGTGGGCTCACTTTCTCACTGTCTATTTCATCCCTTGTGGTGTGTTCCTGGTCACCAACTCGGCCATCATCCACCGTCTGCGGAGGAGGGGCCAGAGTGGGCTGCAGCCCCGGGTGGGCAAGAGCACAGCCATCCTCTTGGGCATCACCGCACTGTTCACCCTCCTGTGGGCGCCCCGGGTCTTCGTCATGCTCTACCACATGTATGTGGCCCCTGTCCACCGCGACTGGAGGGTCCACCTGGCCTTGgatgtggccaacatggtggccaTGCTCAACACGGCAGTCAACTTTGGCCTCTACTGCTTTGTCAGCAAGACTTTCCGGGTCACTGTCCGACAGGTCATCCACGATGCCTACCTGCCCTGCACTTTGGCATCACAGCCAGAGGGCATGGCGGCAAAGCCTGTGATGGAGCCTCCGGGACTCCCCAAAGGGGCAGAAGTGTAG